The sequence GAAACTGGCTGACCAGGACACGGCTGCCCAGTCCTGCACTGCGCAAGGCCTGACTGAACACCCCGCTGAAGCTGCCGCGGAACGGCGCTGTGTGCACCTGGAGTTGCCCCTCCTGCTGGGCCGCCAGACGAACGCTGCGGGAAGGAGCAGACGCTGGAATCGAGGCCAGCGGGCGCAGGTGTCCAGCACGGGGCGTAGCGCTGGGAGTGGCTGCAAGGCTGGCCGTCATCGATTGCATGGCTGCCGCTTGGGATCCTGAATGTAGCGGCGTTAGGCCGTCCGGCAAGCAACAAGCACTACCTGTAGTGCAAACACCCGTACCATCAAGACACTGAGTCAGCCCGCAATGAGCAGCACCCAACCTCGGCGGGACGGCCGCGGCGCCATGGATCTGCGCAGCACTCGCTTCGACTGGGATCCGATGGGGTTTGCCCTGAGCTCAGTCACGGTTCACACGGGTCGAACCGCCGTGATCTGCAGCGTTTGCCTCGAGGAAGGCGTCCCGAAATGGCGAAAAGGCTCAGGCAAAGGCTGGCTAAGTGCCGACTACAGACTGCTGCCGGCCAGCACCCCCAGCCGCCAGCCAAGGGAGCTGATGAAGCTGAGCGGCCGCACCCAGGAAATTCAACGCCTGATTGGCCGCAGCCTCAGGGCCTGCCTCGATCTCGAGGCTCTGGGCGAGAGGACGCTGCAGGTCGATTGCGACGTTCTGCAGGCAGACGCCGGGACCCGCACGGCCTCCATTACTGGAGCCTGGGCCGCCTTGGCCCTGGGACTGCGCCGGCTCGAGCAGCGGGGGGTACTGGAGCGCTCTCCCCTAATCGGCCAGGTGGCAGCGGTCTCGGTTGGCCTGGTCGATGGGAACGCGCTACTGGATCTGGACTACAGCGAAGACAGCCGAGCCGAGGTGGATTTGAACGTGGTGATGAATCAAGAGCAGCATTTGCTCGAAATTCAGGGCACCGCAGAGGGCGCACCCTTCAGTCGCCAACAGCTTTCTACCCTGGTTGACCTGGCCGAAGCTGGAATCCAGCGCCTTCTGAGCGCTCAGAGCCAGGCCTTGGCAGAAGCCCCGAATTAGTTTCAATGGCTACATGGCTGCCCTGGACTGATCCGTAGGTTCCAAAACACATCAGTCGCGCTGACATGGTTGTGGCCACGCAAGGATTCAGCCGCTACTCCCCTAGCCCCACTACCGGTACGTCCGTGATCGCACCGATCGCGGGCAGTCCGCTACCGCCTAATGCAACGCTCCTGGATGTGATCCGGGGCCTCAGCGGCAGCACGACGGAAATCGTCGAGCGCGGCAAAACGATCTTTTTCCCTGGGGATCCAGCCGAGAAGGTCTACCTCCTCAAACGCGGAGCAGTCCGCCTCTCCCGCGTGTACGAATCGGGCGAGGAGATCACGGTGGCGCTCCTGAGGGAAAACAGCCTGTTCGGGGTGCTCTCCCTGCTGACCGGCCAGCGCTCGGATCGCTTCTATCACTCCATTGCTTTCACCCGCGTCGAGCTGGTGACAGCCCCCGCCACCTCGGTGCGGAAGGCCATTGAGCAAGACCCCGCGGTGGGCCTGCTGCTGCTGCAGGGCCTGTCCTCTCGGATCCTGCAAACCGAGACCATGATCGAAACCCTCACCCACCGCGACATGTCCTCGCGACTGGTGAGTTTCCTGCTGGTGCTCTGCCGCGACTTTGGGGTTCCCAGCAGCGAAGGCATCACGATCGACCTGCGTCTCTCCCACCAGGCCATCGCCGAAGCGATTGGATCCACCCGGGTCACCATCACACGCCTGCTGGGTGACTTACGCAACGACGGTCTGGTGCAAATCGATCGCAAGAAAATCACCGTTTTCGATCCCTTGGCCCTCGCCAAACGCTTCAGCTAAACGGCTGAACTGGTGGCTGATCCCAGCTGATTTCCCACCGCCTGCAACCGATACTGACCGTCGTCGCCCAACGTCGTGTCCGGCTGGATCCTCATCCTGGCGCTGCTCATCCTCGGGGGAGTGCTCTCCACCCTGGGAGATCGCTTGGGATCCAAGGTCGGCAAGGCGCGTCTGAGCTTGTTTCGGCTGCGGCCCAAGAAGACGGCCGTGGTCATCACGGTCCTGACCGGCAGCTTGATCAGCGCGATCTCGCTCGGTCTGATGCTGCTCGTCAGTGATCGCCTGCGCACGGGGCTGTTCGAACTCGATCAGATCGAGCAGCGCTTGCGGGACAGCCGCAACGACTTGGCACAGAGCCGCACTGCCCTTCTCAGTGCAGAGAAGGAACGCAGCGAGGCCCAAAGCCAACTCAAGGTGGTGGCCCAGCAGGCCAGCCGACTCCAACGGGAAC is a genomic window of Synechococcus sp. A10-1-5-1 containing:
- the rph gene encoding ribonuclease PH, with amino-acid sequence MSSTQPRRDGRGAMDLRSTRFDWDPMGFALSSVTVHTGRTAVICSVCLEEGVPKWRKGSGKGWLSADYRLLPASTPSRQPRELMKLSGRTQEIQRLIGRSLRACLDLEALGERTLQVDCDVLQADAGTRTASITGAWAALALGLRRLEQRGVLERSPLIGQVAAVSVGLVDGNALLDLDYSEDSRAEVDLNVVMNQEQHLLEIQGTAEGAPFSRQQLSTLVDLAEAGIQRLLSAQSQALAEAPN
- the ntcA gene encoding global nitrogen regulator NtcA, whose product is MVVATQGFSRYSPSPTTGTSVIAPIAGSPLPPNATLLDVIRGLSGSTTEIVERGKTIFFPGDPAEKVYLLKRGAVRLSRVYESGEEITVALLRENSLFGVLSLLTGQRSDRFYHSIAFTRVELVTAPATSVRKAIEQDPAVGLLLLQGLSSRILQTETMIETLTHRDMSSRLVSFLLVLCRDFGVPSSEGITIDLRLSHQAIAEAIGSTRVTITRLLGDLRNDGLVQIDRKKITVFDPLALAKRFS